A single genomic interval of Actinomycetota bacterium harbors:
- a CDS encoding TetR/AcrR family transcriptional regulator translates to MKSEHRHAARLAAENRKTPWDGRAPADDDIARDRLLDAAASCFERFGVLKTTVDDVATTAHVSRTTVYRYFRGGRDELILGVFMREVQELSGEIAAAMREESTFPEAVISSIVFAVRSVRDGIHLRFLFSPETVGETANIVMTSPAFYALTSETLRPFFEDGQHRGEIRTDLKLEDTSEWLVRITLSLMTVNAPVERDDDQLRAFLREFLVPMFRSEPSVITLDGPDAQFASRG, encoded by the coding sequence GTGAAGAGCGAGCACCGGCACGCGGCGAGGCTGGCTGCGGAGAATAGAAAGACCCCGTGGGACGGCCGCGCCCCGGCCGACGACGACATCGCACGCGACCGGCTCCTCGATGCGGCCGCCTCTTGCTTCGAGCGGTTCGGCGTGCTGAAGACCACGGTGGACGACGTGGCGACCACTGCCCACGTATCACGAACGACGGTTTACCGGTACTTCCGCGGCGGGCGCGACGAGCTGATACTCGGCGTCTTCATGCGAGAGGTGCAAGAGCTGTCCGGGGAGATCGCCGCAGCGATGCGCGAGGAGTCCACGTTCCCGGAGGCCGTAATCTCATCGATCGTCTTCGCGGTACGGTCCGTGCGCGATGGGATCCATCTCAGGTTCCTCTTCTCGCCCGAAACTGTCGGGGAGACGGCGAATATCGTCATGACCTCGCCCGCGTTCTACGCCCTGACATCGGAGACGTTGCGGCCGTTCTTCGAGGATGGCCAGCACCGGGGTGAGATCCGGACCGATCTCAAACTAGAGGACACGAGCGAGTGGCTCGTGCGCATAACGCTCTCGCTGATGACCGTGAACGCGCCCGTCGAACGCGACGACGATCAACTCCGTGCATTCCTGCGTGAGTTCCTCGTACCGATGTTTCGCTCCGAACCTTCCGTCATCACGCTCGACGGTCCCGACGCTCAGTTCGCCTCACGCGGCTGA